The following nucleotide sequence is from Nitrosopumilus adriaticus.
TCCCATCATCCAATGTACAAAGTGTAATTCAACATTTAGAGCTGATAGAACAATTGCAGAGATTTCACAAATTGAAATTCCTGAAAGTGCTGATTTGGAGGAATTTGATAATGCCATTATTCAAAATAACATAAGGTGTCCAAAATGCAAAGGGGATTTTGATAAGACTAGGAAATTTAACATGATGTTTAGAGTTGGTATTGGTCCTCAAGAAGAAGAAGCATACCTTAGACCAGAAACATGTCAGTCTATTTTTGTAGATTTTCCACGACTTTTTAAAACAATGAGAGGGAAATTGCCTTTGGGAATTGCTCAAGTTGGAAAGAGTTTTAGAAATGAGATCGCTCCAAGGCAGAGTTTGTTACGCTTAAGAGAATTTTATCAGGCAGAAATTGAAGTATTTTGTAATCCATCTAAATTACAAGAAGTGGAAAATTTTTCAGAAATTGAAAATACGGTAATTCGAGTTCAAACAGATGCAGATCCAGTCTCTATGACATGCAAAGAGGCAGTAGATTCGGGTGTTATTCCAAACAAATTTGTCGCATATTACTTGGGCATGTTGATGGAATTTTATGAGAAAACAGGTATTGATGTTACAAAAAGTAGATTCAGAAAACTTGGAGACAAAGAAAAAGCATTCTATGCTGAAGTTGCATTTGATTTTGAAGTAGAAACTACAATTGGATGGCTCGAGCTTGTTGCATGTAATTATAGATCAGACTATGATTTGTCAAGTCATGCTAAAATGAGTAAAGAAAAATTTGAGGTAATGGATAATGATGAGAAAGTCTTGCCTCATGTCTTTGAGATTTCAATGGGAATTGATAGAAGTCTTTACACCATTTTAGAGCACAGTCTAAAAGATGACAAAGAGCATCAAAGAGTCGTGTTATCTCTCAAGCCATATCTAGCTCCAGTTCATGTTGGAGTATTGTCTCTAGTTAAAAAAGATGGATTGAAAGAGAAGACAGATGAGATTTATCTTAAAATCAAGCGCAAATGTGATGCATTTTTAGATCATTCAGGAGCTATAGGAAGACGATATAGGAGACTAGATGAGATAGGAGCTCCATTTGCTGTAACTGTCGATCATCAAACAGTAGAAGATGAAACAGTAACTATTAGAAAGCGAGACTCTATGGAACAGTCTAGAGTGAAAATTTCAGAATTAGAATCAATTATTATTTCTGATACTAGTTTTCCTTAACTCATTCCCATTGATGTATCAATTCGGAAATTAGATTGAACTGTTTGTCTTTCTGCAAAGAAGATATCAATATTATAATTAGTTCCCGGAACTAATCCAAGAGCAATTAAATCTGCTGATGTAATTTCAGCTGATTTCTTTGGATGCACTCCACCCAAATCTATTACCAATTTATCATCAATGAAAACCCAAACATCATCATCACCAGTAAACTTGAACATTTGTCCTGGTTCAAATTCAATTGTAGAATGGAATTCTATTGTAAAGTGGTAGTTGTGTGAAAGTCCTTCATTTCCAAACAATGAAGAATCGCAATCTGTGCATCCATCATCAATTGGGAAGAATCCTGGTCCTGATTCAAATGTATATACTGTAGGATCTAATGTAATGGTGTTATCAAGTTCAATAGTAATAGGCCCACTCAAATTAACAGAGTCATCATTATACCATTGATTAAAACTAGTGGCTCCAGTAGGGGTAGAAATTGTACTAGTGTTGAATTCTGGCTTTCCATCAATTCCTAATGTAGTTTTAACAATACCTGGTTCAACTGATGAGCAAAGTCCACCACTGCAACCTTGTTCCATATCAGGATGGGAGGAATGAAAGTCTCTAATTGTTCCAGTTAATTCTTTAATGTCTGGGATTACGGTATTTGGATCACCTTTTTCACAGTTAATTATGGTGTCATCACCTCTGTTACCCTTACAATAATCATAATCATCACCACCATCAATCATGTCATCACCGTTACCTCCAGAAATCTTGTCATTTCCAGCATCTCCAAATAATTGATCATTATGATTATTTCCAGTAATCTTGTCGTCTCCATCTCCGCCGTGAATTTCATCTAATCCGTTGTTTCCGGTGAGATTATCATTTCCAGCATCTCCAAATATTTTATCATCACCAGCATGTCCTCTAATCTTGTCATTTCCATCTCCACCATGAATTTCGTCATCTCCAGCATGTCCATTAATGTAGTCTTTGCCATCTCCACCATAGATACAGTCATCTCCTTTTTTACCATTAATTTTGTCCTTACCATCCAAACCTAAAATCAAATCATTTCCGTCAGTTCCTTTTAGTTTGTCATTACCATTTGTTCCTTCTATGACATTATAGACACTAACATCATTGCCACAAAATGATTGTGTCAAAGTAACAGTAGATTCATTACTCTGAGTAACTCCATCTTCATCTAATATAACATAAGTAAATGAAACAGTTCCAAAGAATAAATCTGATGGAGTAAACACAAAGCTTCCATCGGCATTAACTAGTAAACCTGGAGATGGTGTTGATGTTTCAATTATAGATACAGTCATTGATATATCATATTGATCATTATCTAATACACCAGGAGCAGATACAGATATTCCAGAATCTCCATCTACATCATAGGAGTCATTTACTGCATAAGATTCATCAACATCGTCATCACAGTTGTTATCTATATCATCTCCCCAAATTTCAATTGCATCAGGATTAATTGTTACATCTGCATCATTACAATCAAAAGTAGAGCCAATTCCACCAACAAATCCATCATTATCATCATCATTATCTAGATATGTTGGAATACCGTCACCGTCAGTGTCATCGTCAAACCAATCACCGTTATTGTTTAGATCTTCGTTAAATGTTGGTATGCTGTCACCGTCATCATCTGTATCCAAATAATTTGGTGTTCCGTCACCGTCAGTGTCATCGTCATTAGGATTACCGTTATTGTTTAGATCTTCAAGTGAGTTTGGTACACCGTCACCGTCAGTGTCATTATCAGATGTTGCATCCAAATAGTCTGGAATACCGTCACCGTCAGTGTCATCGTCTGTTAGATCACCATTATTATTGGCATCTTCATCTATTGTGAGAATACCGTCACCGTCATCATCATTGTCTAGGTAATTTGCAATAGTATCACTATCGGTGTCATCGTCAAACCAATCACCGTTATTGTTTAGATCTTCGTTAAATGTTGGTATGCTGTCACCGTCATCATCTGTATCCAAATAATTTGGTGTTCCGTCACCGTCAGTGTCATCGTCATTAGGATTACCGTTATTGTTTAGATCTTCAAGTGAGTTTGGTACACCGTCACCGTCAGTGTCATTATCAGATGTTGCATCCAAATAGTCTGGAATACCGTCACCGTCAGTGTCATCGTCTGTTAGATCACCATTATTATTGGCATCTTCATCTATTGTGAGAATACCGTCACCGTCATCATCATTGTCTAGGTAATTTGCAATAGTATCACTATCGGTGTCATCGTCAAACCAATCACCGTTATTGTTTAGATCTTCGTTAAATGTTGGTATGCTGTCACCGTCATCATCTGTATCCAAATAATTTGGTGTTCCGTCACCGTCAGTGTCATCGTCATTAGGATTACCGTTATTGTTTAGATCTTCAAGTGAGTTTGGTACACCGTCACCGTCAGTGTCATTATCAGATGTTGCATCCAAATAGTCTGGAATACCGTCACCGTCAGTGTCATCGTCTGTTAGATCACCATTATTATTGGCATCTTCATCTATTGTGAGAATACCGTCACCGTCATCATCATTGTCTAGGTAATTTGCAATAGTATCACTATCGGTGTCATCGTCAGTTGGATCTCCATTAATGATTTCAACGTCCTCATCAATGTGAGAACAGAGTCACCGTCATCATCTGTATCCAAGTAGTTAAGAACAGTATCACTATCGGTGTCACCTTCTGGAACTTCAGTTATTGTGAGAACAGAGTCACCGTCATCATCTGTATCCAAGTAGTTAAGAACAGTATCACTATCGGTGTCACCTTCTGGAACTTCAGTTATTGTGAGAACAGAGTCACCGTCATCATCTGTATCCAAGTAGTTA
It contains:
- a CDS encoding fibro-slime domain-containing protein: MDATSDNDTDGDGVPNSLEDLNNNGNPNDDDTDGDGTPNYLDTDDDGDSIPTFNEDLNNNGDWFDDDTDSDTIANYLDNDDDGDGILTIDEDANNNGDLTDDDTDGDGIPDYLDATSDNDTDGDGVPNSLEDLNNNGNPNDDDTDGDGTPNYLDTDDDGDSIPTFNEDLNNNGDWFDDDTDSDTIANYLDNDDDGDGILTIDEDANNNGDLTDDDTDGDGIPDYLDATSDNDTDGDGVPNSLEDLNNNGNPNDDDTDGDGTPNYLDTDDDGDSIPTFNEDLNNNGDWFDDDTDGDGIPTYLDNDDDNDGFVGGIGSTFDCNDADVTINPDAIEIWGDDIDNNCDDDVDESYAVNDSYDVDGDSGISVSAPGVLDNDQYDISMTVSIIETSTPSPGLLVNADGSFVFTPSDLFFGTVSFTYVILDEDGVTQSNESTVTLTQSFCGNDVSVYNVIEGTNGNDKLKGTDGNDLILGLDGKDKINGKKGDDCIYGGDGKDYINGHAGDDEIHGGDGNDKIRGHAGDDKIFGDAGNDNLTGNNGLDEIHGGDGDDKITGNNHNDQLFGDAGNDKISGGNGDDMIDGGDDYDYCKGNRGDDTIINCEKGDPNTVIPDIKELTGTIRDFHSSHPDMEQGCSGGLCSSVEPGIVKTTLGIDGKPEFNTSTISTPTGATSFNQWYNDDSVNLSGPITIELDNTITLDPTVYTFESGPGFFPIDDGCTDCDSSLFGNEGLSHNYHFTIEFHSTIEFEPGQMFKFTGDDDVWVFIDDKLVIDLGGVHPKKSAEITSADLIALGLVPGTNYNIDIFFAERQTVQSNFRIDTSMGMS
- the glyS gene encoding glycine--tRNA ligase, with amino-acid sequence MNYEEVMKLALERGFYFPSCEVYSDAQAGFWEYGPSGVGLKNKFLELWRRELIRRDGMLEIDGSQIMSKSVFEASGHLGNFADPIIQCTKCNSTFRADRTIAEISQIEIPESADLEEFDNAIIQNNIRCPKCKGDFDKTRKFNMMFRVGIGPQEEEAYLRPETCQSIFVDFPRLFKTMRGKLPLGIAQVGKSFRNEIAPRQSLLRLREFYQAEIEVFCNPSKLQEVENFSEIENTVIRVQTDADPVSMTCKEAVDSGVIPNKFVAYYLGMLMEFYEKTGIDVTKSRFRKLGDKEKAFYAEVAFDFEVETTIGWLELVACNYRSDYDLSSHAKMSKEKFEVMDNDEKVLPHVFEISMGIDRSLYTILEHSLKDDKEHQRVVLSLKPYLAPVHVGVLSLVKKDGLKEKTDEIYLKIKRKCDAFLDHSGAIGRRYRRLDEIGAPFAVTVDHQTVEDETVTIRKRDSMEQSRVKISELESIIISDTSFP